In a single window of the Papaver somniferum cultivar HN1 chromosome 8, ASM357369v1, whole genome shotgun sequence genome:
- the LOC113304775 gene encoding peptidyl-prolyl cis-trans isomerase FKBP53-like — MAFWGVEIKAGKPFVHTYDDDLGRLHISQATLGIGGTKQRSVVECTVGDKAPILLCALLPGKNETSPLDLEFEEEDKVILSVHGPRSVHLTGYYLGSNGHDDYNDDESDSVDGISGEDTDSEEFNYDSDNDNDDEYLEDDGEDLDMFPSGKSAVVIEEIEDDEKPTENGNANSKHPKKSDGADNEKQIVVKDNALGSEDEDEDGFPITSTNKNKEVKSEKNLTKDGKKVEDGSVQGAGAKRKNESIIQDSNAEKLSEEAKVSSVIGQESDNKSKKKRKKGKKGVAEDEEKSDKMVEDRVEDKPKEEQPNDKSVDNADQDDGQVKKKKNKKKNKAQESDASASKEVAEKKAPTVVTEDKKEKKRSQVRTFDNGMVIEELGMGKADAKKADNGSKVSMRYIGKLKSNGKIFDSNIRGPPFQFRLGVGQVIKGWDVGVKGMRVGDKRRLTLPPSMGYGAKGMPPQIPQNAWLVFDVELVDVRK; from the exons ATGGCTTTCTGGG GAGTTGAAATCAAAGCAGGAAAACCATTCGTTCATACATACGATGATGACCTAGGACGCCTTCATATTTCTCAG GCAACTTTGGGTATTGGCGGCACAAAACAGAGGTCTGTAGTTGAATGTACTGTGGGAGATAAGGCTCCAATTCTTTTATGTGCTTTATTGCCAGGGAAGAATGAAACATCTCCTTTGGATCTTGAATTTGAGGAAGAAGATAAAGTAATTTTATCAGTTCATGGTCCTCGGAGTGTGCATCTAACTGGTTATTATCTGGGAAGTAATGGacatgatgattataatgatgatgaatC TGACTCTGTGGATGGTATCTCTGGGGAGGATACTGACTCTGAGGAattcaattatgattctgataatgataatgatgatgagtaCCTTGAGGATGATGGTGAGGATCTTGATATGTTTCCATCAGGCAAGAGTGCAG TTGTCATTGAGGAGATAGAGGATGATGAGAAACCTACTGAAAATGGGAATGCAAACAGCAAACATCCTAAGAAGTCAGATGGTGCTGATAATGAAAAACAAATTGTTGTCAAGGATAATGCCTTGGGAagcgaagatgaagatgaagatggttttcccatcacctctacaaataaaaataaagaagttAAATCTGAGAAGAACTTAACCAAGGATGGCAAGAAGGTAGAAGATGGCAGTGTTCAAGGTGCAGGCGCAAAAAGGAAAAATGAGAGCATCATTCAAGATAGCAATGCTGAGAA GTTATCTGAAGAGGCTAAAGTTTCATCTGTTATTGGGCAAGAATCTGACAATAAGtcgaaaaagaagagaaagaagggtAAAAAAGGTGTAGCTGAGGATGAGGAAAAGAGTGACAAAATGGTAGAGGATCGTGTAGAAGACAAACCTAAGGAAGAACAACCAAATGATAA GAGTGTTGATAACGCTGATCAAGATGATGGTCaggttaagaaaaagaaaaataagaaaaagaataaagccCAAGAGAGTGATGCAAGTGCAAGTAAAGAGGTAGCAGAAAAGAAAGCACCTACTGTGGTAACTGAAGACAAGAAGGAGAAAAAGCGATCTCAAGTCAGAACTTTTGATAATGGTATGGTTATTGAGGAGTTAGGAATGGGCAAAGCCGATGCAAAAAAAGCTGATAATGGAAGCAAG GTTTCAATGCGCTACATTGGTAAATTAAAGAGCAATGGGAAAATATTTGACTCAAATATCAGGGGACCACCTTTTCAGTTCCGATTAG gTGTAGGGCAAGTTATCAAGGGATGGGATGTCGGTGTCAAGG GGATGCGTGTTGGTGATAAAAGAAGACTCACTCTCCCACCATCAATGGG TTATGGAGCTAAAGGAATGCCTCCACAAATTCCACAAAACGCATGGCTGGTATTTGATGTCGAGTTGGTTGATGTCCGCAAATGA